The following proteins come from a genomic window of Lycium ferocissimum isolate CSIRO_LF1 chromosome 4, AGI_CSIRO_Lferr_CH_V1, whole genome shotgun sequence:
- the LOC132053572 gene encoding uncharacterized protein LOC132053572, translated as MIPLDQFYNAPYNEYLAKLVLKPLAPDRRWKFIYEPLRHEVRLLSKKIPVTKFLNLQVGVGHSFQLHATGWKWKLTTCFGGDGLSSIRNKTSLGLCPGVDFCFGCKADYVFPEVTGQVTLSSFAPLCRESLGFLPS; from the exons atgataccTCTTGACCAGTTTTATAATGCCCCATACAATGAGTACCTGGCTAAGCTGGTTTTAAAGCCTTTAGCACCTGATCGGAGATGGAAGTTCATATATGAGCCTTTGCGCCATGAAGTGCGCCTTCTTTCCAAGAAGATCCCAGTGACAAAATTTCTGAACCTTCAG GTTGGCGTAGGCCATAGCTTTCAGTTGCATGCAACTGGTTGGAAATGGAAGCTCACTACTTGTTTTGGAGGAGATGGTCTCTCCAGCATCCGGAATAAAACATCACTTGGATTATGTCCTGGTGTGGATTTTTGTTTTGGATGCAAAGCAGATTATGTTTTTCCAGAAGTTACTGGGCAAGTTACTTTATCCTCATTTGccccactttgtagagaatcacTCGGCTTCTTACCCTCGTAA